A DNA window from Thermosynechococcaceae cyanobacterium Okahandja contains the following coding sequences:
- a CDS encoding HAD-IA family hydrolase: MPVPTPPPKPVMGLAAPHLISLDAVGTLFGLRESVGTVYARFAAQAGVGVAADALNRSFFQAFQAAPPCTFPNLAAAERARAELEWWQAVAAETFARAGVLDQFQDFPAFFAPVFNYYATATPWQVYPEVLATLQAWQRQGIPLIVISNFDSRLYGVLERLGLAPLLSAVFISSEVGAAKPNPQIFTQAIAPFGLDPQQAWHIGDSWQEDVVGAQAAQWQPIWLRRSSPLLPQPDPAPPPTVVQISDLTALNAILGCNATSSPECL; the protein is encoded by the coding sequence ATGCCAGTTCCGACACCCCCGCCTAAACCCGTCATGGGGTTGGCGGCTCCCCACTTAATTTCCCTCGATGCGGTGGGTACGCTCTTTGGCCTCAGGGAGTCCGTCGGTACCGTCTATGCTCGCTTTGCCGCCCAAGCGGGGGTCGGTGTCGCTGCTGATGCCCTGAATCGGTCATTTTTTCAGGCGTTTCAGGCGGCTCCCCCCTGTACTTTTCCCAACTTAGCCGCTGCCGAGCGCGCAAGGGCAGAACTGGAGTGGTGGCAAGCCGTCGCCGCCGAGACCTTTGCCCGTGCCGGTGTCCTCGATCAGTTTCAGGACTTTCCAGCTTTTTTTGCGCCCGTGTTTAATTACTATGCCACCGCCACCCCTTGGCAAGTGTACCCGGAGGTACTCGCAACCCTACAGGCATGGCAACGCCAGGGCATTCCCCTGATTGTCATTTCCAACTTTGATAGCCGCCTGTACGGTGTTTTAGAACGCTTAGGGTTAGCTCCGCTGTTGAGCGCCGTCTTCATTTCGAGCGAAGTGGGTGCCGCCAAGCCCAATCCACAGATTTTCACCCAAGCGATCGCCCCCTTTGGCCTTGATCCCCAACAGGCATGGCACATTGGCGACAGTTGGCAGGAGGATGTCGTCGGTGCCCAAGCCGCCCAGTGGCAGCCCATCTGGTTGCGCCGTTCTAGCCCCCTGCTGCCCCAGCCGGATCCTGCGCCGCCGCCCACCGTTGTCCAAATTAGCGACCTCACGGCCCTGAACGCTATACTGGGCTGTAATGCCACGTCTTCGCCGGAATGCCTGTGA
- the psb29 gene encoding photosystem II biogenesis protein Psp29, producing the protein MQTPRTVSDTKRAFYAAHTRPIHSIYRRFLEELLVEIHLLRVNVEFRYSPLFALGVVSAYDQFMEGYRPEGDRARIFEALCRAEEMEPQQLQEDAASWQQYQGRPLQQIIDELNSDDVSAPLRSLKDNGKYSRLLAIGLYAFLEQLAGDLTSTLNETLDQFSGVVALPIEKVKRDLELYRSNLEKMSQARSLMQELVEQERKRRAAQDTPPPNTIDASSDTPA; encoded by the coding sequence GTGCAAACTCCCCGAACTGTTTCTGATACCAAACGCGCCTTTTACGCGGCTCACACCCGCCCCATTCACTCCATCTATCGCCGCTTTCTGGAAGAATTGTTGGTGGAAATTCACTTGCTGCGGGTCAACGTGGAGTTTCGCTACTCTCCCCTGTTTGCTCTAGGGGTAGTGTCCGCCTACGACCAATTTATGGAGGGTTACCGACCCGAGGGCGATCGCGCCCGGATTTTTGAGGCTCTCTGCCGCGCCGAGGAAATGGAGCCGCAGCAGCTTCAGGAGGATGCCGCCAGTTGGCAGCAGTACCAAGGTCGCCCCCTGCAACAGATCATTGACGAACTGAACAGCGATGACGTGAGTGCCCCCTTGCGGAGCCTGAAAGATAACGGTAAGTATAGCCGCCTACTGGCGATCGGCCTCTACGCCTTTCTGGAGCAATTAGCAGGAGACCTCACCAGTACCCTCAACGAAACCTTGGATCAGTTCTCTGGGGTGGTCGCGCTGCCCATTGAAAAAGTAAAACGAGACCTTGAACTCTATCGCAGCAACCTCGAAAAAATGAGCCAAGCCCGCAGCCTGATGCAGGAACTCGTCGAGCAGGAGCGCAAACGGCGCGCCGCCCAAGACACACCCCCCCCCAACACGATTGATGCCAGTTCCGACACCCCCGCCTAA
- the uvrC gene encoding excinuclease ABC subunit UvrC, whose amino-acid sequence MLEPLIKDGDRLEQVLRQVPLEPGVYFFKDKTDQIIYIGKSKRLRSRVRSYFRQPAQLGPRLELMVYQVADIEYIVTDTEAEALALEANLIKQHQPHFNVLLKDDKKYPYVCITWSEPYPRIFITRKRQLGNPGDRYYGPYVDSMRLRQTLALVKRLFPLRQRPRPLFKDRPCLNYDMGRCPGVCQALISPEAYRQTMQKVAMIFQGRTGELVAQLQAQMETAAAELNFEVAARLRDQLRGLAHLGVDQKVSLPDDTVSRDAIALACDDRHAAIQLFQIRAGRLVGRLGFVADAQSGSPAAILQRVLEEHYAHVEAVEIPSEILLQYALPEAELLQSYLSERKGRRVTLTVPQRQAKAELIEMVQRNAALELGRIQQASDRTHTALTDLAALLHLPSLPRRIEGYDISHIQGSDAVASRVVFIDGLPAKQYYRHYTIRHPDVKPGHSDDFASLAEVLQRRFAPYTQASPPDPEDWPDVILIDGGKGQLSAVVNALEPLGILEELTVISLAKQREEIFCPHARQPLATDPEQPGVQLLRRVRDEAHRFALNFHRQKRAQRQRRSHLDQIPGLGHQRQKELLATFRSIDYIRMATPEQLAQVHGVGPRLAEKIHRYFHPS is encoded by the coding sequence ATGCTGGAGCCGTTGATCAAAGATGGCGATCGCCTCGAACAGGTGTTGCGGCAGGTTCCCCTTGAGCCGGGGGTGTATTTTTTTAAGGACAAAACCGATCAAATTATCTACATTGGCAAATCCAAGCGGTTGCGATCGCGGGTGCGCTCCTATTTCCGTCAGCCCGCTCAGTTGGGGCCGCGGCTAGAGTTAATGGTCTATCAGGTGGCAGACATTGAGTACATTGTCACCGACACCGAAGCGGAAGCCCTTGCCCTCGAAGCCAATCTCATTAAGCAGCACCAGCCCCACTTTAATGTGCTGCTCAAGGACGATAAAAAATATCCCTACGTTTGCATCACGTGGTCTGAACCCTATCCCCGTATTTTTATCACCCGCAAGCGGCAATTGGGGAATCCGGGCGATCGCTACTACGGGCCGTATGTGGATAGCATGCGGCTACGCCAAACCCTTGCCTTGGTCAAACGCTTGTTTCCCCTACGGCAGCGGCCACGCCCCCTGTTTAAAGACCGTCCCTGCCTCAACTACGATATGGGGCGGTGTCCGGGCGTGTGCCAAGCCTTGATTTCCCCGGAAGCCTATCGGCAAACGATGCAAAAGGTGGCGATGATTTTTCAGGGGCGCACGGGTGAACTGGTGGCGCAACTGCAAGCACAGATGGAAACCGCCGCTGCTGAATTGAACTTTGAGGTGGCGGCGCGGCTACGGGATCAACTGCGGGGTCTGGCCCATCTGGGGGTGGATCAAAAAGTCTCTTTGCCCGATGATACCGTCTCCCGCGATGCCATTGCCCTAGCCTGCGACGATCGCCATGCGGCCATTCAACTGTTTCAAATTCGTGCCGGTCGCTTGGTGGGGCGATTAGGCTTTGTTGCCGATGCCCAGAGTGGCAGCCCTGCCGCCATTCTGCAGCGGGTTCTCGAAGAGCACTATGCCCATGTTGAAGCGGTGGAAATCCCCAGCGAAATTCTGCTGCAATACGCCCTGCCCGAGGCGGAGTTGCTCCAATCCTACCTGAGCGAGAGAAAGGGACGACGGGTAACCCTCACGGTGCCCCAGCGCCAAGCCAAGGCGGAATTGATTGAGATGGTGCAGCGGAATGCCGCCTTAGAGCTAGGGCGCATTCAACAGGCCAGCGATCGCACCCACACCGCCCTAACGGATTTAGCGGCGCTCCTTCACCTGCCGAGCCTGCCCCGTCGCATCGAAGGCTACGACATTTCCCATATTCAAGGCTCCGATGCGGTTGCCTCCCGGGTTGTTTTTATCGACGGGTTACCCGCCAAACAGTACTACCGTCACTACACGATTCGCCATCCTGACGTTAAGCCGGGGCACTCCGATGACTTTGCCAGCCTCGCGGAGGTACTGCAACGCCGTTTTGCCCCCTATACTCAGGCCAGCCCCCCCGACCCTGAAGATTGGCCGGACGTGATCCTCATTGATGGCGGCAAAGGGCAGCTTTCTGCCGTTGTGAATGCCCTTGAACCCCTAGGGATTCTCGAGGAATTAACGGTGATTAGCCTAGCCAAACAGCGGGAAGAGATTTTTTGCCCCCATGCCCGCCAGCCCTTGGCCACCGACCCGGAGCAACCCGGGGTACAACTGTTGCGGCGGGTGCGGGATGAAGCCCACCGCTTTGCCCTCAATTTCCATCGCCAAAAGCGCGCCCAACGCCAGCGGCGATCGCACCTAGATCAGATTCCGGGGCTGGGTCACCAACGTCAAAAAGAATTGTTGGCCACCTTTCGCTCCATTGACTATATCCGCATGGCCACGCCGGAACAACTGGCGCAAGTGCACGGGGTCGGGCCACGCCTTGCCGAGAAGATTCACCGCTACTTTCATCCCTCATGA
- a CDS encoding PDZ domain-containing protein — MTHTTTIDASLTATPVQPPAMAYSIDCRQGQTHLLRVTLRLTVPDTDVLDLHLPVWTPGSYLVREYARHLEAFSVMAADGTPREWWKCRKNQWQVACTAGESLTISYAIYGHELSVRTNHVDHTHAYFNPAAVCLYVPEYRHLPLTVTVQAPANWRLTTPLEPQGDDPFTVWAATYDQLVDSPFEVGTHPVYSFDVAGKRHELAVWGEGNFEPERAIADLQRIIQTEAGLLGGLPYDRYVFILHLTHKGYGGLEHANSCSLLFHRFGFQPPDQYRRFLCLVAHEFLHLWNVKRIRPQALVEFDYDNENYTTSLWFAEGVTSYLDQLIPLWAGLFDAHHYLKLLSESINRYLQTPGRHVQSLTAASFDAWIKLYRPDENSINAQMSYYLKGELVALLLDLRIRLNFNHQRSLVDVLRRLWQQYGETVGGYTPADLWQTIETVADENLADWQQAFLEGTADLPLGDWLGRVGLELVPQEALPYTGLQFKQETGALYLKAVLRHSPAEALGLVAGDEIIALDGWRVKGEEWSERLQAYTAGNAVELTWCHDQRLHTGRLILAAPQPRYQLRRSAKATSEQRAHLQAWLGSTAQDL; from the coding sequence ATGACTCACACAACAACGATTGACGCCTCCTTGACTGCAACGCCGGTGCAGCCTCCGGCAATGGCCTACTCGATTGATTGTCGGCAGGGGCAGACCCATCTTTTGCGGGTGACCTTGCGACTCACGGTACCGGATACGGATGTTTTGGATTTACATTTGCCCGTATGGACACCCGGCTCCTACTTGGTGCGGGAGTACGCCCGCCATCTTGAGGCGTTTTCGGTCATGGCTGCCGATGGTACGCCACGGGAGTGGTGGAAGTGCCGCAAGAATCAATGGCAAGTGGCCTGTACTGCAGGGGAATCTCTGACGATCAGCTACGCCATCTATGGTCACGAGCTATCGGTGCGCACCAACCATGTTGATCACACCCACGCCTACTTTAATCCGGCGGCGGTTTGCCTTTACGTGCCTGAGTATCGCCACCTGCCCCTGACGGTCACGGTGCAAGCGCCAGCCAACTGGCGGTTAACGACTCCCCTTGAGCCGCAGGGGGATGATCCCTTTACCGTTTGGGCGGCGACCTACGATCAACTGGTGGATAGCCCCTTTGAGGTGGGCACGCACCCCGTTTATTCCTTTGATGTGGCCGGCAAACGCCACGAACTGGCGGTGTGGGGGGAGGGTAATTTTGAGCCGGAGCGGGCGATCGCCGACCTACAGCGAATTATCCAGACCGAAGCGGGACTCTTGGGGGGGCTGCCCTACGATCGCTACGTTTTCATTTTGCACCTGACCCACAAAGGCTACGGTGGCCTCGAACACGCCAACAGTTGCTCCCTGCTGTTTCATCGCTTTGGCTTTCAGCCACCGGATCAGTATCGCCGTTTCCTTTGTTTGGTGGCGCACGAATTTTTGCATCTGTGGAATGTTAAGCGAATTCGGCCTCAGGCATTGGTGGAATTTGACTACGACAATGAAAACTACACCACCAGCCTCTGGTTTGCCGAAGGGGTGACCAGTTACCTCGACCAACTCATTCCCCTGTGGGCCGGGTTATTTGATGCCCATCACTACCTCAAGCTGCTCAGTGAAAGTATTAACCGCTATCTCCAGACCCCCGGCCGCCATGTGCAGTCCTTGACGGCAGCCAGCTTTGATGCCTGGATTAAGCTCTATCGCCCCGATGAAAATAGCATTAACGCCCAGATGTCCTACTACCTTAAGGGTGAACTGGTGGCGTTGCTGCTAGATCTACGGATTCGCCTTAACTTTAACCATCAGCGCTCCTTAGTGGATGTGCTGCGGCGACTCTGGCAGCAGTACGGCGAGACCGTAGGAGGCTATACCCCCGCCGACCTATGGCAAACCATTGAAACCGTCGCCGATGAAAATTTAGCCGACTGGCAGCAGGCATTTCTAGAGGGGACGGCAGACTTGCCCCTAGGGGATTGGCTGGGGCGGGTAGGGCTAGAACTGGTGCCTCAGGAGGCGCTTCCCTACACCGGGCTACAGTTTAAGCAGGAGACGGGGGCGCTCTACCTCAAGGCCGTGCTCCGCCATTCGCCAGCGGAAGCCCTCGGGTTGGTGGCAGGGGATGAAATTATTGCCCTCGATGGCTGGCGGGTGAAAGGGGAGGAGTGGTCCGAACGCCTACAAGCCTACACAGCAGGGAATGCGGTGGAGTTAACGTGGTGCCACGATCAACGCTTGCATACGGGCAGGTTAATTCTGGCCGCCCCACAACCCCGCTACCAACTGCGACGCAGCGCTAAGGCCACATCGGAGCAGCGCGCCCACCTTCAGGCATGGCTAGGGTCAACAGCGCAGGACCTCTAG